The sequence GGGTAAATGTACTTATTGAAACAAAGGTCCAAGCCGCCGCTGAACCACCAGCTGCAATCAATCAAATTTTTCCCGATGAGGCTTTAGCAAAAGAAATTCAAACGTCGCTTGGGAAAGCTAGCACTTCGGATACAGTGACACAAACAGAATTAAATAGCATAACGACATTAGACGCTTCAGGTAAAGGAGTTACTTCTTTAGAAGGCATGAATTATTTGCGTAATTTAAGTTATTTTTCTTTTTCAGATAATCAAGTGAATGATCTTAGCCCGCTTACGAATTTAACGAGTTTGACCACTTTAGCTTTGTACGACAATCAAGTGAGTGCGATTGCGCCGCTTGCTAATTTAACAAATCTCAAATTGCTACAATTGAGCGGAAATCCAATTAGTGATCTTCAGCCACTTGCCAATTTGAAAGAATTAACGGCACTAGATGTCAATGATGCGAATGTAAGCAATATTCAACCTCTTACAGGATTAACGAAACTAGTAGCTTTAGGGCTAAGCAACAACCAAGTGAGTGATCTTAACGCACTTAAAGCCTTACACCAACTTATTTCCTTGAATATTGGTCAAAATAAACTAACGAATTTAAATGGACTACAGGACTTAACAAGACTCACAACTTTATTTGCTAAAGAGAACCAAATTACGAATGTACAGCCGCTTAGTGGTTTAATAAATCTTTCCACACTGGAACTTTCAACAAATCAAATTACTGATGTTCAACCACTCGCTGGCTTAACAAATTTGCAAACGTTGTACTTGCATAATAATCAAATCAGTGACGTAACAGGACTTGCGAGTTTGACGAATTTAGATTGGCTTAATATTAATAAAAATAAAATTAGTAACATTAGACCATTAAATAGTTTGAAAAAGCTCACGATTATTCAAATGAGCGATCAATTCATTGTAAATGAACCGATAAGCTTTCAAAATACGATAACCATTCCTAATAGGATTAAAAATATTGCAGAACAAACCATTGAGCCCGAGACAATTAGTGATAATGGAACCTATGCGAATGGAGAAGTTACTTGGATGTTAGGCAATTATATTCCAAAAGTTGGTTATTCCTTTAGTGAACGTGATACGGTTGGAAACGCGACTGGGATTTTTAGTGGAATCGTAGAACAACCATTAAAACAATATTTTAAAGTGACTTTTAATGTGGAAGGCGATGAGCAAAACGAAACGGTGGAAACGGGGACGCTCATCCAAGAGCCACCAGCCCCAACAAAAGATGGATACACATTCACAGGTTGGTACGACGAGCAAACTGGCGGAACAAAGTGGGATTTTGCAACAGATGTAATGCCAGCGAGTGATATAACGTTATATGCGCAATTTAGCATTAATAGTTATCAAGCGACTTTTGATGTAGATGGTATGCTTTCTACTCAAATGGTGGAATTCCAAAGTTTACTTGAAGAACCACCAGTGCCAACGAAACAAGGTTTTACATTTACAGGCTGGTATGATGCAAAAAAAGGTGGAACAAAATGGGATTTCACAACTAACCAAATGCCAGCAAAAGATATAACATTGTACGCCCAATTTAGTGAAAATCCTGACACGGGAGGAAAGGATACCGATGGAACGGATGATGGAAAACCAGAAGATGGTAGTGATAAAACAACATCGAATGGAATAAAAATGCAAGTTGTACTGCCGGCAACTGGGGATAGAGATACGCGTTATCCAGCAATAATGGGTATGTTTTTGGCAGGATTCGGAGTCCTTATATTTAGAAGTAAATAAGCAAAAAAATGGCAGCTGCGAAATGCAGCTGCCTTCGTTTTTATTTATTTTTTAGTTCCCGTTCCATCTGCAAACGTTGTACCTTCATTGTTGCAGTACGAGGGATTTCATCATATTTCATCACCATTGGTTCGTTCATATGTGGTAAGTCAGAAACAGCTTTCCACCATGCGTCCCAGTTCATTTCGCCGTCGTTATGAACAGCGATAATTGGTTGGGGACTGCCATTTTCGCCGCGAATGATAACAACTTCATCTAAGAAAGTAAGTGTATCAAGCAGTTTATCTTCAATTGCAAGTGTGCTGTCAATAGTCTCTACTAAATCGACTTGGCGGTCTTGCAAGAATAAGCGGCCTTGTTCATCTTTCATCCCATAATCACCGCTATCCCACCAAGGTCCGTACACATTCTCTTCAAAACGAGCTTCTTCTTTGTAATAAGTAAGTGCGCGACCTTTGGAAAGCATTTGAATATTGCCACTAACTCCTGCCGGTACAGGATTACCATCTTGGTCAACAATTCGAACTTCTGTTAAACCAGGAACGCCAATCCCCATATCACGCGCATTTAGCTTTTCAATCGATTGAAGCGTATGACCACGTAAAATCATCGGGCCACATTCGCTTTGTCCATAAATTTGTAAGAAAATCGGTTTTTTATATTCGGAAGTGCGAAGGAAAACCGCCATTGTTTCTTTGTTAATTGCATCAAAAGTAGAATGATAAAATTTGATACTTTGGAAAACGTCTGGTTTTTCTCGAGCAAGCGATGCCCATTGAACGAAATGGTTTGGATGCGTTTCGAGTACGTATGGTTTATATTCGCGTAGCACTTTTTCGACGTTCGATTTAGACGGATTCGCAATTGGGAGAAGCGGGAAACCAAGCGACATCAAGGACGAAACACCAATATTAAAACGAGAATGTACTGGTGAAATATGGAAAGCTACAAGCCCTCTTGGTTTTATGAAATTAAGAATACGTCGTTGGTATTTCGTTCTCCAACCCATCGAATTTGCAGAGTGAGCGATTAATTTTGGCACACCAGTTGTTCCAGAAGTGTGAGTCATATAAGCAATCATATCTTTTGGTAATTCTTCTTGTTCGCATGTGTAGCCGTCTAGTGGTGTTTTAAATAATTGTTCAGCATTGATCAATCGGCTGTCTGGCAAATTATTTAATTGATGGCTTTTCTCAGAAGTCTCAGAATCAAAAAGTAACCAAGGTTGGTCAAGGCGATTAACAAAAATATCAATAGTAGACGCTGGAAGATGCGGGGAAACCATGATTGGCACGGCACCAATATAAGAAATCGCAACTGCTAAAATATAAGAATCGAATTTGGCAGATTTATATACGATTACTTTTTCTTCTTTGCGAACACCGAATTTATGTAGGTGAGCTGCTTTTTGGATAATAGCCTCTTCGCATTTTTTGTAAGTAGTGTGAAGACCTAATTCAGGAAAAGTAACAAGCTCTTCATCAAAATGGATGGGCATTTCTGGATAGCGTTCAGCAGATTTTTTGAAATTGGTATAGAGGTTAAGTGGTTCGTACTTTTTTATCGTCATATGGCGATGCTCCTTTAATATTTGATGTTGCTATTATATCACTTTGTCGAAATAATGAGGAGTAGTTATAGAAAACATTTACATCATTGTAAAAAAATCTGTAAATTGCTTTTTTTCTTATTTTGGAAAATTCTGCTGATACCCTGTAAAGATAGCTCGATTAGTGATATAATATGTTAATATAATCACAAACTATTGGTCTGGGGAAATTTTTCAAAAAAGTGGAGGTACGAAAATGAAAAAAAGGTTAGCTACAACTATCATCATGCTACTATCGCTTGCATTAATTATCGCAGGTTGTGGCGGCAATA comes from Listeria monocytogenes and encodes:
- a CDS encoding InlB B-repeat-containing protein, producing MKQKGRLFLFVVLMLSIVVGVNVLIETKVQAAAEPPAAINQIFPDEALAKEIQTSLGKASTSDTVTQTELNSITTLDASGKGVTSLEGMNYLRNLSYFSFSDNQVNDLSPLTNLTSLTTLALYDNQVSAIAPLANLTNLKLLQLSGNPISDLQPLANLKELTALDVNDANVSNIQPLTGLTKLVALGLSNNQVSDLNALKALHQLISLNIGQNKLTNLNGLQDLTRLTTLFAKENQITNVQPLSGLINLSTLELSTNQITDVQPLAGLTNLQTLYLHNNQISDVTGLASLTNLDWLNINKNKISNIRPLNSLKKLTIIQMSDQFIVNEPISFQNTITIPNRIKNIAEQTIEPETISDNGTYANGEVTWMLGNYIPKVGYSFSERDTVGNATGIFSGIVEQPLKQYFKVTFNVEGDEQNETVETGTLIQEPPAPTKDGYTFTGWYDEQTGGTKWDFATDVMPASDITLYAQFSINSYQATFDVDGMLSTQMVEFQSLLEEPPVPTKQGFTFTGWYDAKKGGTKWDFTTNQMPAKDITLYAQFSENPDTGGKDTDGTDDGKPEDGSDKTTSNGIKMQVVLPATGDRDTRYPAIMGMFLAGFGVLIFRSK
- a CDS encoding class I adenylate-forming enzyme family protein, which gives rise to MTIKKYEPLNLYTNFKKSAERYPEMPIHFDEELVTFPELGLHTTYKKCEEAIIQKAAHLHKFGVRKEEKVIVYKSAKFDSYILAVAISYIGAVPIMVSPHLPASTIDIFVNRLDQPWLLFDSETSEKSHQLNNLPDSRLINAEQLFKTPLDGYTCEQEELPKDMIAYMTHTSGTTGVPKLIAHSANSMGWRTKYQRRILNFIKPRGLVAFHISPVHSRFNIGVSSLMSLGFPLLPIANPSKSNVEKVLREYKPYVLETHPNHFVQWASLAREKPDVFQSIKFYHSTFDAINKETMAVFLRTSEYKKPIFLQIYGQSECGPMILRGHTLQSIEKLNARDMGIGVPGLTEVRIVDQDGNPVPAGVSGNIQMLSKGRALTYYKEEARFEENVYGPWWDSGDYGMKDEQGRLFLQDRQVDLVETIDSTLAIEDKLLDTLTFLDEVVIIRGENGSPQPIIAVHNDGEMNWDAWWKAVSDLPHMNEPMVMKYDEIPRTATMKVQRLQMERELKNK